The following coding sequences lie in one Spinacia oleracea cultivar Varoflay chromosome 1, BTI_SOV_V1, whole genome shotgun sequence genomic window:
- the LOC110779303 gene encoding COBRA-like protein 4, with product MRILIIPFCFVTILSYAAAYDPLDPNGNITIKFDIMSWTPDGYVAMVAINNFQMYRHVGDPGWQLGWTWAKKEVIWSMVGGQTTEQGDCSKFKGNIPHCCKKTPTVVDLLPGTPYNQQVANCCKGGVLNSWGQDKEGSVSQFQVSVGQAGTTNKTVKLPKNFTLLGPGPGYTCGPAKVVPPTNFLTSDLRRKTQALMTWNVTCTYSQFLARKYPSCCVSLSSFYNETITPCPTCSCGCDHKKSCVKSNSKILSMVGLNTRKKDNSPLLQCTHHMCPVRVHWHVKVNYKDYWRVKVSITNFNYRMNYSQWTLVAQHPNLNNVTQVFSFNYKPLVPFGSINDTGMFYGTKFYNDLLMEAGPFGNVQSEVLMQKDQNTFTFRQGWAFPRKVYFNGDECKLPPPDTYPFLPNSGLKPSISVLPIICSFILLIFGFGVFSQF from the exons ATGAGAATCCTCATTATACCATTTTGCTTTGTTACAATTCTATCTTATGCAG CCGCATATGATCCCTTGGATCCGAATGGAAATATAACAATTAAATTCGATATCATGTCATGGACTCCGGACGGTTATGTG GCAATGGTAGCAATAAACAATTTCCAAATGTACCGGCACGTAGGCGACCCGGGTTGGCAATTGGGCTGGACATGGGCCAAAAAGGAAGTGATATGGTCCATGGTTGGGGGCCAAACCACAGAACAAGGTGATTGTTCCAAGTTCAAAGGCAACATACCACACTGCTGCAAAAAGACCCCAACTGTTGTAGACCTTTTACCAGGGACACCTTACAACCAACAGGTAGCCAATTGCTGCAAGGGTGGTGTCCTTAATTCATGGGGTCAAGATAAAGAGGGCTCTGTTTCTCAATTCCAAGTCAGTGTTGGCCAGGCCGGTACAACTAATAAGACTGTCAAGCTGCCCAAGAACTTCACTTTATTGGGCCCCGGCCCGGGATATACTTGTGGGCCTGCTAAGGTTGTCCCTCCTACTAATTTCCTCACCTCGGATCTTCGTCGTAAAACTCAGGCCCTCA TGACATGGAACGTAACCTGCACCTACTCACAATTTCTGGCAAGGAAGTACCCATCTTGCTGTGTCTCCTTGTCATCCTTCTACAATGAAACTATCACCCCTTGCCCTACCTGTTCATGCGGATGTGACCATAAAAAAAGTTGCGTCAA GAGTAACTCGAAAATTCTGAGCATGGTGGGATTGAATACGCGAAAGAAAGATAACTCTCCATTACTTCAGTGCACCCATCACATGTGCCCAGTTCGGGTGCACTGGCATGTGAAAGTGAACTACAAGGACTACTGGCGCGTCAAGGTTAGCATCACAAACTTCAACTACCGAATGAACTACAGCCAATGGACTCTTGTTGCTCAACACCCTAACCTCAACAATGTCACTCAAGTATTCAGCTTCAACTACAAGCCTCTTGTTCCCTTCGGATCAATAA ATGATACAGGGATGTTTTATGGGACCAAGTTCTACAACGATCTTCTGATGGAAGCCGGACCATTCGGGAATGTACAGTCTGAAGTCCTGATGCAGAAGGATCAGAACACTTTCACCTTCAGGCAAGGTTGGGCTTTCCCTAGGAAGGTTTACTTTAATGGAGATGAATGCAAGCTTCCTCCACCTGATACATACCCTTTTCTTCCCAATTCAGGGCTTAAACCGTCAATCTCAGTTTTGCCAATCATATGCTCGTTTATCCTGCTAATCTTCGGGTTTGGGGTATTTTCTCAATTTTGA